A portion of the Nitrospiraceae bacterium genome contains these proteins:
- the lexA gene encoding transcriptional repressor LexA, whose product MKPVDLRRVREQLGFTQQQLADALHTTRVSVARYEAGMRRIPGMVKVALEQLGRSAEIPMAGMVAAGSPIEPVQQSELIDVPPSMLRGGKTFALRVKGESMKDDGILPGDLVIVRKQETARNGQTVVALVNQEATIKTYFKKDSHIELHPANATMKPIMVEPSDDFRVEGVLIGVVRHCPI is encoded by the coding sequence ATGAAGCCGGTGGATCTCAGACGAGTTCGTGAGCAATTAGGGTTCACGCAGCAGCAATTGGCCGATGCCTTGCACACCACGCGCGTGTCAGTAGCGCGCTACGAAGCGGGAATGCGACGTATCCCCGGGATGGTGAAGGTTGCGCTTGAGCAACTTGGTCGGTCGGCTGAAATTCCCATGGCAGGAATGGTGGCAGCTGGTTCACCGATTGAACCGGTGCAGCAGTCCGAACTCATCGATGTACCGCCGAGTATGTTGCGAGGCGGCAAGACATTTGCGCTTCGCGTGAAGGGGGAGTCGATGAAAGACGACGGGATTCTTCCTGGTGATCTCGTCATCGTTCGGAAGCAAGAGACGGCAAGAAACGGACAAACGGTGGTGGCGCTGGTAAACCAGGAGGCCACGATCAAGACCTATTTCAAAAAAGATTCGCACATTGAGTTGCATCCGGCCAATGCAACCATGAAACCGATTATGGTCGAGCCGTCGGATGACTTTCGCGTCGAGGGCGTTCTCATCGGGGTAGTTCGACATTGTCCGATTTAA